Below is a window of Nomascus leucogenys isolate Asia chromosome 16, Asia_NLE_v1, whole genome shotgun sequence DNA.
cttttttgtttctgtgactGTATTCCACATGAGAAGAAAGATGGGATAGCTCAACTTCATTATATACCAAGGCAAAACACATGCCAAATGATGACTACATTTTACCAACAAATTTAGACGAGTATTCTCGACTAGTGTTTACTATCTGTATCCCCAAAACTACTACTATATAGACAGAATAGAAAGTATTTCtgtttgtcctttttttgttttctgttctaaTTGTCAGGGACATAGGTAGTGGCTATAGGTTTACTTAAAAGGAATAAACTTGGAATGCTCATTTGgtttatttcctttctaattcttcatattatttttatgtgagGAATGGAGATAATTTCCGACTTTTATTATGTTCTCATACTTTCATTCATTAGCATAGTTATTTGAGTTCCCACTAAATGTAGGGATTTGTCTCTAATTGCCATGATTAATACAATGATGATGTGTATACATACAGGTACACCTTGTAAATATTGTGGGTTCAGTTTCAGACTACCACACAAAGCAAATATTGGAGTATATTGAGCcagacaaattttttttgtttcccagggcatataaaaattatgtttacactatactatagtctatttaatgtgcaatagcattatgtctaaaaaatgtacatagcttaaataaaaaatgctttattgctaaaaaatgctaataatcatctgagccttcaacaACTCGTAATGTTTTTGctgatggagggtcttgcctAATTTCAATAGCTGCTGACTGATTGGGGCGGTAGTTAcagaaggttggggtggctgtgacaacttcttaaaataagaccacaatgaagtttgccacattgattgactcttcttttcatgaaagatttctgtgtagcatgcaatgcttttgatagcattttttcctgagtagaacttctttcaaaattgaagtcaatccTCTTAAACCCTAGCTTTATCAACTAAGGTTATGGAATATCTAAACTTTTTgttatcatttcaacaatgttcatagcatcttcactaGGAGGAGATTCcctcttattttatttagttatttattttttttttctgagatggagtttcactcttgttgcccaggttggagtgcaatggcatgatcttggctcactgcaacctccgcttcccaggttcaagtgattctcctgcctcagcctcctgagtagctggattacaggcatgcgccaccatgcctggctaattttgaatttttagtagagacggagtttctccacgttggtcaggctggtctcaaactcccgacgccaggtgatctgcccacctcagcctcccaaagtgctgggattacaggcgtgagccaccatgtccggccaagaTTCCCTCTTAAGAAACCACTCTTTGCTCATCCGTAAGAAGCAACACCTCATCCATTCAGCTTTTGTTAAGAGATTGCAGCAGTTCAATCACATCATCAAACTCTACTTCTACTTCTTGTTTTCTTGCCATTTCCACCACATCTACAAGTATAAGATCACTAATTGCAGATCACAATAACAGATGTAATAATAacgaaaaagtttgaaatattgagaGAATCACCAGACTGTGACACAGATACACAAAGTAAATGCATGCTATTAGAAAAATGGCTCTGgtaggtcgggtgtggtggctcacacctataatcccagcactttgggaggccaaggcgggtggatcgcttcaggtcaggagttcaagaccagcctggccaacatagtgaaaccccatctctactaaaaatacaaaaattagctgggtgtggtggtgggtgcctgtaatcgcagctactggggaggatgaggcaggagaatcacttgaacctgggaggcagaggttgcagtgagccgagatcgtgccactgcactccagcctggtgacaaagcaaaaaaGACTGCATTTGATTTAATCTGATGCAACATAAAATGGAGCGCCATAACGTGCTATGTTTGCACTTACATACAAAGTAGTGTAGCGGATGCTAATTTAGTAGATAATCAgtatggctatgttccaataactCTTTTATCAGAAAGTATAACACTTAAATATATCCTCAGATACCAATAAGTTTTAGTGACAACTAATACTGTAATGTTTAGCACAATTACCTGCACATACGAGAAGATCAACACATGGTCATGCAGTCGACTAAAACTAtgccagaaaaataataacaaggtTGAGAAGTGGGGAAGTAACGCTGACAGGAATTGAGTTAAACCTAAGGAGAATGAAGGTGTCCTATCAATGATTAGATAGAAAAGAGACAAGGCAGTCTGGATGGAAGGacttatattattaatattagcaGGCTTACTGGTGGTAAATTAGGTGTGGCCCCAGATAGTGGAGCAAACTAGTCTGGTGGAGACAGGAGCTAGCATCCTTAGTACTGGGGACTGGTGGCTGCAGCAGGAGCTGTCTCCTAAAGAGAACAAGgtgtgggagaaagagaaaagactcagTTTCCAGCTCTCTATTTCTAAATTACTCAGAAAGCAGACAACTCTCTCAGGCTTTCTATTAGGGTTTTCAGTTGAGTAtgcttagaaaaattttaaagattcacTCTCCCCACTCCACTCTAGCATCTTTCCACCTGCTTGCGGACAAATTTTAAGTAGGAAatccacaaagagaataaaaatgttttaaatttacataagtagtggaaataacaatataataaaaatgagatcTAGTTTAAAAAATCAGGCAGCAAATGCTAGGgaacttcaaaaagttcatggaaaaacaaagataaaataggccagggctgggcacagtggctcaagcctgtaatcccagcactttgggagactgaggtgggtggatcacttgaggtcaggagttcaagaccagcctggccaacatggtgaaacaccatctctactaaaaatacaaaaaactagccaggcatggtggtgcatgcctgttattccagctacctgggaggctgagacaggaaaatcacatgaacccaggagggggaggttgcagtgagccaagattataccattgcaccccagcctgggtgacagagcaagacttcgtctcaagaaaaaaaaaaaaaaaggccaggtgtggtggctcacacctgtaatcctgatactttgggaggccgaggcaggattactggagcccaggaggttgaggctgcagtgagccatgatcttgccactatactccagtctgggcaacaaagcgagaccctttctcaaaaaagaaaacagataaaaatataaaacataaactttatttttcaacataagCTCTATCAAGTTtaagacacttttgtaagcaatGACACCAGCCACTTAGTCATCCCAAAATAAATGATGGTCCTGGATATTTAATCATGTTAATGCAGTCTGTTtattaactaaagaaaaatgggtgccctttaaagttattttttttaaagattaggaaacaagaagtcagaaggagccaaattaGAACTctaaggtggatgcctaatgatttaccatcaaaattcaaaattgtccttgtttgatgagaggaatgagcaggagcattgtccTAGTTGAGAAGCAATCTCTGGTGAAGCTTAcctgggcatttttctgctaaaactTTGGCTGTCTCTAAACactctcatattttttttttctttttgtagagataggtcttgctatgttgcccagactggtcttgaactcttggcctcaatagatcctcctgccttgccctccaaaagtgctgagactacaggcataagccactgtacccagcctcaaAACGCCTTTATAATAAGCAGACGTTATTGTTCTTTGGCTCAccagaaagtcaacaagaaaAATGCTTTGGACATCCCAAAAAAtagttgccatgacctttgctttTGACTAGTCCACTTTTattttgactggaccacttccacctcttggtagctaTTGCTCTgtttgtgctttgtcttcaggattattctggtaaagccatgtttcatctcctgttacaattcttggaagaaatgcttcaggatcttgatcccacttgtttaaaatttttattgaaagacAACTGAAATTTTAAGTAGAAAACCTACCGAGAGAAGAAAAGTGCTCTTGTCTGTAGCTGATCTGGGTGCAATAGTTTCGGTACCCatcaagtggaaagtttgctcaagtttaatttttctgtcagcattgtgtaagctgaaccaacTGAGACATCTATGATGTtggatattgtattagtccattctcgcactgctataaagaactacatgaGGTCGGGCGAggtaacacctgtaatcccagcactttgggaggccaaggcaggtggatcacctgagatcaggagttcgagacaaacctggccaacatggtgaaaccccgtatctactaaaaatacaaaaatttgctgggcatggtagcaaatgcctgtaatcccagctactcatgaggctgaggcaggagaatcactggaacctgggaggcagagcttgcagtgaactgaggtagcaccactgcactccagtctgcgtgacaagagtggaactctgtccTCCCCAAAAAAGAATTACCTGAGAGTGGGtattgtataaagaaaagaagcttgactcacagttccacaggctgtacaggaagcatggctgggagcctcaggaaacttgaaatcatggcagaaggggaagaaagcacATATTCACATGGCCATCAGGAAACAGCAAGCaaagagggaggtgctacacgctttcaaacaaccagatctcgtgagaactctatcatgggACAGCACCAGGGCAATGGTGCTAAACCATCAGAAACCATgcacatgatccaatcacctccctccatgtccctcctccaacacttcCTCTCATTACACTTctgcatgagatttgggtggggacacagagccaaaccatatcagatattgTCTGTGCTATAATCGCTGGTTCTCTTCAATGAAGGCACAAACAAGattttttcttcacaaattgcTGTGAATGGTCTGCTGCTGcgggcttcatcttcaacattgtctcatctcttaaaatgagttatccatttgtaaactgcagATCTCCTTGGGCTATTGTCCCCATAACCTTTATGTGAAGcatcaatgatttcaccattcttccacccaaacctcaccataaatttgatgtgtgttcttgcttcaattttagcagaatttatgTTTCTCTGATAAAAGAGCTCTTTTCTAAATGTCTTATCTTAGTTAGTGTCCCTcactagatcctgttcagacatgttataaaAAGTTAGTTTATTCTGGtgcaaaaaaaatttgaaattcgTACACActtttttataatacatattttccatGAAAATTTAGAAGAACCCTTATATAGATGAATGATAGATTATCAGAGTTTTCCTGGATTTGTCAGGCTTTATTCTTCACAGTTTTCAAATGAAAGGGCCTGGAGAAACTGAAGAATTAAAAGGGTTGCAGAAAGAGTCCTGAGGggaaagaaaaattgatacaCTCACATCTTcgacctgggcaacaaaagttaGGAGTCAAGATATTTGGTCACATAACTAAAGATAACTTAGGTTttatgacatttttgttttttgttttgtttttgtcatttaaaataggGAATTTTTAACTGAAATATCAATGAACAGTCCCATTCCCTATCCTCACCATTGGTACAGTGGATCTTGTTTTTCTTAATGTGGTACATATTGATAAAATTTATGAGACCTAAGGTCTATTGCATTTGAAAGATTAACCAACATAAAtggtatacttttaaaaaactcgttaaaataaaaatggtttcaCATTTTTGAGGAACAAATGATCTAAAATACTTAATACAAATTGGCATTACCTTGAGCACATTGCGTCATGATTACGTGAAAGAGCTGCTGAAATGGTCATGTGTTTAGAGACTACTACATCTGTAGGCTTAATAGTAAAcgttttgttggttggttggttagttggtttGCTGCTTAGCATCAGGACACCCACCCCTTGTGTGGAAAATATACAATTGTGTGAGTCTATGGGTTGAAACCCAAAAAGCCTGATGCTTTTTCTCATTCCTGGCAACCGAGGGATATAACCAAATTGGGTCAATTGAATGCCCTTGCCCCTAACTGTGAACAGAGAGTAGTGTTACAAATAAGGAATAAGAGATTAGAATCAGTGCCAGTGTGTTTCCATTGCCCCATTGTGTCAGGGTCCGAGTGTCCAGTAGCTGTGGTCCCTTAATCAGCCTATACCTTTGGCTGTGGCACCAGCTACCTACTTTCCTATGTTCCCAAGTTATCTGGTAACCATTCAGGAAATTATTTTCCTACTTAGGTATACAAAAAACAGTGTCAGTTTTTGCTTGACAGATTCAATCATCCTTCAGAGACGTAGGAAAACTATTAGTAGCCAAGGGATGCTGCCAAGGCTGGTGTCTGGGCTCTGCAGTTTTCTAACTTGTGATATTGGGTCACCACActaagctccaggagggcagtgACTGCATCTGGCTTAATCATTATGGGATGGCCAGCTCCCAACTCCATGCCCTAGGCAAAGAgacattcagtgaatatttatttgacTTTGACTCGATTGAACAAAATAGTAACACTGAACTCTAGGTTTCCTCAGTATCTGTTACAGATATCTTGATCCtgactgcttttaatttttttttttttagcaagaaaGAACTAACGAATGATGACACTAAACTTTAAATTCAAGTAAATAGgaggctgttttttttgtttttgcataagcagaaatgaggaaattaagagGAAGAGATTAGATTTCTGTTGTGATAAATCGAATCTGCTAAATGCCATGACTTTTTAATTGTCTTAATCACAAGTTAAACCGGTTGTGTTGCTGCCTAGATGgctatatatttgtttaaaagtacAGCAGTCCCTCCTACTGGACTTTGATCCTACAAAAACAACTGTTAAACTCACCCTCAGACTGTCACTGGAACACCTGCATGaagaatgttctttcattttttaaaaacgatTTTGcatatatgatttatttcagcttTCAAAATGATTAGAAAACTTTTTATTGTTCTACTTTTGTTGCTTGTGACTATAGATGAAGCAAGGATGTCATCGCTCAGTTTTCTGAATATAGAGAAGACTGAAATACTATTTTTCACAAAGACTGAAGAAACCATCATTGTAAGTTCAAGCTACGAAAATAAACGGTCTAATTCCAGCCACCTCTTTGTGAAAATAGAAGATCCTAAAATACTACAAATGGTGAATGTGGCCAAGAAGATCTCATCAGATGCTACAAACTTTACCATAAATCTGGTGACTGATGAAGAAGGAGAAACAAATGTGACTATTCAACTCTGGGATTCTGAAGGTAGGCAAGAAAGACTCATTGAAGAAATCAAGAATGTGAAAGTCAAAGTACTCAAACAAAAAGACAGTCTTCTCCAGGCACCAATGCATATTGATAGAAATATCCTAATGCTTATTTTACCACTAATACTATTGAATAAGTGTGCATTTGGTTGCAAGATTGAATTACAGGTGTTTCAAACAGTATGGAAGAGACCTCTGCCAGTAATTCTTGGGGCAGTTACACAGTTTTTTCTGATGCCATTTTGTGGATTTCTTTTGTCTCAGATTGTGGCATTGCCTGAGGCTCAAGCTTTTGGAGTTGTAATGACCTGCACGTGCCCAGGAGGGGGTGGGGGCTATCTCTTTGCTCTGCTTCTAGACGGAGATTTCACATTGGCCATTTTGATGACTTGCACATCAACATTATTGGCTCTGATCATGATGCCTGTCAATTCTTATATATACAGTAGGATATTAGGGTTGTCAGGTACATTCCATATTCCTGTTTCTAAAATTGTGTCAACACTCCTTTTCATACTTGTACCAGTATCAATTGGAATAATCATCAAGCGTAGAATACCCGAAAAAGCAAGCTTCTTAGAGAGAATAATTAGACCtctgagttttattttaatgttcgTAGGAATTTATTTGACTTTCACAGTGGgattaatattcttaaaaacaGATAACCTAGAGGTGATTCTGTTGGGTCTCTTAGTTCCTGCTTTGGGTTTGCTGTTTGGGTACTCCTTTGCTAAAGTTTGTATGCTGCCTCTTCCTGTTTGTAAAACTGTTGCTATTGAAAGTGGGATGTTAAATAGTTTCTTAGCCCTTGCCATTATTCAGCTGTCTTTTCCACAGTCCAAGGCCAATTTAGCTTCTGTGGCTCCTTTTACAGTAGCCATGTGTTCTGGATGTGAAATGTTACTGATTATTCT
It encodes the following:
- the LOC100590538 gene encoding sodium/bile acid cotransporter 5; amino-acid sequence: MIRKLFIVLLLLLVTIDEARMSSLSFLNIEKTEILFFTKTEETIIVSSSYENKRSNSSHLFVKIEDPKILQMVNVAKKISSDATNFTINLVTDEEGETNVTIQLWDSEGRQERLIEEIKNVKVKVLKQKDSLLQAPMHIDRNILMLILPLILLNKCAFGCKIELQVFQTVWKRPLPVILGAVTQFFLMPFCGFLLSQIVALPEAQAFGVVMTCTCPGGGGGYLFALLLDGDFTLAILMTCTSTLLALIMMPVNSYIYSRILGLSGTFHIPVSKIVSTLLFILVPVSIGIIIKRRIPEKASFLERIIRPLSFILMFVGIYLTFTVGLIFLKTDNLEVILLGLLVPALGLLFGYSFAKVCMLPLPVCKTVAIESGMLNSFLALAIIQLSFPQSKANLASVAPFTVAMCSGCEMLLIILVYKAKKRCIFFLQDKRKRNSLI